The Coregonus clupeaformis isolate EN_2021a chromosome 20, ASM2061545v1, whole genome shotgun sequence genome contains a region encoding:
- the LOC121533078 gene encoding uncharacterized protein DDB_G0271670, with amino-acid sequence SSSSSSSSSSSSSSSSSSSSSSSSNSSSSSSSSSSSSSSSSSSSSSSSSSSGSSSSSSSSSSSSSSSSSSSSSSSSSSSSSSSSSSSSSSSSSSSSSSRQQQQQQHSSSSSSSSSSSSSSSSSSSSSSSSSSSSSSSSSSSSSSSSSSSSSSSSSSSSSSSSSNSSSSSSSSSSSSSSSSSSSSSSSSSSSGSSSSSSSSSSSSSSSSSSSSSSSSSSSSSSSSSSSSSSSSSSSSSSSSSSSSSSSSSS; translated from the exons agtagtagtagtagtagtagcagtagtagtagtagtagtagtagtagtagtagtagtagtagcagtagtagtaatagtagtagtagtagtagtagtagtagtagtagtagtagcagtagtagcagtagtagtagtagtagtagtagtagtagtggcagtagtagtagtagtagtagcagcagtagtagtagtagcagcagtagtagtagtagtagtagtagtagtagtagtagtagtagtagtagtagtagtagtagcagtagtagtagtagtagtagtagtagtagtagtagtaggcagcagcagcagcagcagca cagcagcagcagcagtagtagtagtagtagtagtagcagtagtagtagtagtagtagtagcagcagtagtagtagtagtagtagtagtagtagtagtagtagcagtagtagtagcagtagtagtagtagtagtagtagtagtagtagtagtagtagtagtagcagcagtagtaatagtagtagtagtagtagtagtagtagtagtagtagtagtagcagcagtagcagtagtagtagtagtagtagtagtagtagtggcagtagtagtagtagtagtagtagtagtagtagtagtagtagtagtagtagtagtagcagtagtagtagcagtagtagtagtagtagtagtagtagtagtagtagtagtagtagtagtagcagcagcagcagcagcagcagcagcagcagcagtagtagtagtagtagtagtagt